The sequence GTGCTGACCCGCATCAACGCCGCGGCCGTCAAGGCAGGCGCGCTCGGAGGAGTGGACAAGTGACCAATCGAAGCCGCAGTGCCCGGAGCCGGCCGACGCCCTTTCAATGGCTCGGCTACGCGTTCGGACGCAGATTGCCCGACTCCATGCAGGACTGGGTTCGGAACGATCTGATCGGTGACTGGGCGGTGCCGCGACACCTCGTCCGCAGCATGGTGCCGTTCATTCCGGTGTTCGCGGCCTTCTTCCTCTTCCCCGGGCCCGTGTGGTTACGCGGTTCCATGGTGCTGCTCGGGGTGTTTCTCGCCCTCTTCTACAGCGTCGCCTATATGGCGCAGAACCGATCACGCCGCCTCGAAAAGCACGGACTTCCGCCCGACTTGGAAAACCCGAAAGCCAGACGCCGACACGACGCCGAACGGGCCGCGTACTCCCGGGCGCATCCCCGTGCGTGAGAGCCAAGATCGTTCGGGTGCAATTGCGGTAGACCGCCGAGGGCCGAAATGGGTCGTCGGGACGTTGTGAACCGTCGACGCCTCGCCGCGGTTCGGTCCGTTCGCTGTCACTTCTGCTGTGTGAGGCTAGTTCCGCGGAGCCGAAAGGGCGGCGGGGAAGTGTAACCTCATAGGTGTCGAGGGCCCATCGAATATGCGCGGTCAAGCCATGTCGTCCTCGGCGCCCAAACCGGCCCTGAGTCCAAGGGCCGAGAACTGGAGCGCCGCCATGGCGTCGAACCCGATTGATGCTCTAGCAGTTTCCGAGTCACCGAGCCCCGCACGGGCACTGGAAACGACGCTGTCTTGCACGGCATGTCCACATAGCCCGGAATCGCACGATGCGCTCGGTGTTCGGTTTTGCGCCGTGACCTCGGACCGAAACCTCGACCGAAAGTGCATCTGTGCTGGCGAACAGGCGAAAGGACAGCACTACTCCCGGTACTGAACGAGAGGTTCACCCCACGGGCGCTTCGCTGGCTGTACCGGGCCGTGCGGGCAACCGGCCCTCTGTCAGAACAGGACAATGACGGCAATGAGAGCGAGCCGTGTCGCGATGTTGGCCGTGGGACTGTGCGACCGCCGCCACAGGAGGCAGGCCGAGCGCGTCGATCGCGATCCGGTTACGGTCTCCCCCGTTCACAGCTCAGTGTCTGGCACGAGTCACCGCGAAATGTCGGGCTCCGGAGCTAGTTCTCGGATGATCGCCTACCCGTGCACCCGCTGCTGCCGCGCCAGGGGCAACGTCCGGCTTGCGCAACCACTACGACGACACTCGCATCGTTTGCAGGTACCCGACCTCGACCTCACTCGCACGCATGGCTGATTGGAGATGCGGTTCCTGTGTCGACTGACACAGCCGCGAACGGATCCAACGTCAGCCGACGACGCCGGCCTTCCGCATCGCTGCGATGTCCGCAGCCGAGCACCCCAGCTCGCCGAGGACCTGATCGGTGTGCTCGCCGAGAGCCGGAATGTCACCCATCCGCATCTCCACGTCGGCGAAAGTCATCGGTGGCAGCACTGCGCTGATCTGTCCCACCTCGCTGCCGACCTGACGCCAGCGGTCACGTTCCTTCAGCTGCGGATGGTCGATCAATCCGCCCATATCGTTCAGCTCCGCTGCCGGAATCCCGGCATCCGCCAGTGCCTGATCGAGGGCCGCGCAGGTGAACTTCCTCGTCTCCTCGGCGACGAGGGCATCCACCTCTTCGCGATGCTGGACCCGCAGCATGTTCGTCGCATAGCGGGGATGGTCGGCGAGTTCGGGTCGCGCGAAGACCTCGGTGACCAACTGCCGCCACCCCCGATCGTTCTGGACCCCGATCAGAATGTTGCCGTCGAGGGTGGGGTACGCGTCGTACGGAACGATGGCGGCGTGCCCGAGGCCGACACGAGGGATCTGCCGGTCGGCGTACATCTTCATATACATCGGATGGCCCAGCCACTCCGCGGTCGCGTCGAACATCGACACGTCGATCTGCGCGCCCGCCCCCGTTCGTTCACGTCGGAACAGCGCACTCAGGATGGACGTCAGCGCATACATTCCCGCCGCGATATCGGACACGGGCACTCCGGTCTTGGTGGCCGTCTCGGGGGTTCCGGTCACGGAAATCATGCCGGTTTCGGCCTGCACCAGCATGTCGTACGCCTTGCGTTCACGCCTCGGTCCCGCTGTCCCGTAGCCCGACATGTTCGCCACGATCAGCGCGGTGTGTTCCGCGCGCAACGCCTCGGTCCCGAAACCGAGTCTGCTCGCCGCATCGGGCGCCAGGTTCTGCACGAACACGTCGGCACTCGCGATCAACCGCAGGACAGCATCCCGTCCCACCTCGGATTTGAGGTCGACACAGAACGATTCCTTCCCTCGGTTCAACCAGACGAAGTGTGAGGCCTCGCCGAAGACGGCGTCGTCGTAGTTGCGTGCGAAGTCGCCCTCCCCGACGCGCTCCACCTTGATCACCCGCGCGCCCATGTCCGCCAGATGACGGGTGGCGAGGGGGGCCGCCACAGCTTGCTCGAGAGCAACGACGGTGATTCCGTCGAGTGGAAGGGTTCCGGGGTCGTTCTCCATGTGGGACTTCACCGTTCCGATTTCGATTCCGGGTGGTCGTGATAGTGCGTGGCCCCGATCGCGTGCAGCAACTGGTGCACGGTGTCGTCCGAAAGCCGATAGCGCATCGAGCGGCCGTCGCGTGTGGCCGAGACCCAGCCCTGGTGGCGCAGCAGTCGCAGTGCGTGCGAGACGGCGGTACCGCTCATCTCGAGCGCTGCCGCGAGGTCGCCGACACAGATACCCGGCGCGTGGTGCAGGCACAGCAGCAACCGGAGGCGGTTGCCGTCCGACAACAATTCGAAGCGGTTGGCCCATCCCTCGATGTCGGGGCTGTGCAGCGCCGCCGCGGCGCGCTGAACGTCCTCGGGATTCAGCGCAGGAGTGGTAGCCACTCGGCCAGTCTACAAACGGCCTGACCGCGCCCATGTGCGCATACATAGGCGATCGTTAAGTGTCCGTGCGATGAGGTCCATGCCGCCGGCCGACCTGCTGCGCAGATCGAGCTCGTCGGCACCGTAGTCGCCCCACGAGTCCGTCAGGCCCTGGGCTGACCCTCGGCTGTCGACGCACTATTCGAACAGGTCCGGCAACCCGTCCGTGATCCGGTTGGGGAACTTCGGCTCGCGCTTTTCGAGGAACGCGTCGACACCTTCACGCACGTCGTCCGAGGTGCCGCGGACGTAGATGCCGATCGATTCGGCCCGGTGCGCTACCTCAGGGTCGGACGCACCCAGCATCCTCCACATCAGCTGTCGAGTGAGAGCTACCGACACCGGTGAGGTGCCGGAGACGAATTCCCGCGCGATGTCGAGGGCCCGATCCAGCACCTGATCGGCGGGGACGAGTTCACGGACGAGTCCACGTTCGAGCGCTTCGACTGCCGAGACCATCTTGCCGCCCACCGCCCACTCGACGGCCGTCGAGATGCCGACGGCCCGCGGAAGGAACCAGGTCGAGCAGGCCTCGGGGACAAGTCCGCGACGGGTGAACACGAACCCGAACTTCGCGGTTTCCGAAGCGATGCGGATGTCGGCCGGCAGGGTCATGGTGACGCCGACACCCGCGGCCGGTCCGTTGATCGCGGCGATGACGGGCTTGAGGGAACGGTAAATTCTCAGCGAGACCTGCCCGCCCGTGTCGGCCGGTGCGCCTCCGGTCTCCGGGTCGTCACCGAGG comes from Rhodococcus oxybenzonivorans and encodes:
- a CDS encoding DUF5313 family protein is translated as MTNRSRSARSRPTPFQWLGYAFGRRLPDSMQDWVRNDLIGDWAVPRHLVRSMVPFIPVFAAFFLFPGPVWLRGSMVLLGVFLALFYSVAYMAQNRSRRLEKHGLPPDLENPKARRRHDAERAAYSRAHPRA
- a CDS encoding RGCVC family protein: MASNPIDALAVSESPSPARALETTLSCTACPHSPESHDALGVRFCAVTSDRNLDRKCICAGEQAKGQHYSRY
- a CDS encoding CaiB/BaiF CoA transferase family protein, translating into MENDPGTLPLDGITVVALEQAVAAPLATRHLADMGARVIKVERVGEGDFARNYDDAVFGEASHFVWLNRGKESFCVDLKSEVGRDAVLRLIASADVFVQNLAPDAASRLGFGTEALRAEHTALIVANMSGYGTAGPRRERKAYDMLVQAETGMISVTGTPETATKTGVPVSDIAAGMYALTSILSALFRRERTGAGAQIDVSMFDATAEWLGHPMYMKMYADRQIPRVGLGHAAIVPYDAYPTLDGNILIGVQNDRGWRQLVTEVFARPELADHPRYATNMLRVQHREEVDALVAEETRKFTCAALDQALADAGIPAAELNDMGGLIDHPQLKERDRWRQVGSEVGQISAVLPPMTFADVEMRMGDIPALGEHTDQVLGELGCSAADIAAMRKAGVVG
- a CDS encoding ArsR/SmtB family transcription factor; this encodes MATTPALNPEDVQRAAAALHSPDIEGWANRFELLSDGNRLRLLLCLHHAPGICVGDLAAALEMSGTAVSHALRLLRHQGWVSATRDGRSMRYRLSDDTVHQLLHAIGATHYHDHPESKSER
- a CDS encoding enoyl-CoA hydratase-related protein — encoded protein: MPETGTDDAVILERHGEIAVVRLNRPDQLNAFTNAMCYRLIDIFDETDADDEIRAVVITGTGRAFCAGADLAAGGDTFVLGDDPETGGAPADTGGQVSLRIYRSLKPVIAAINGPAAGVGVTMTLPADIRIASETAKFGFVFTRRGLVPEACSTWFLPRAVGISTAVEWAVGGKMVSAVEALERGLVRELVPADQVLDRALDIAREFVSGTSPVSVALTRQLMWRMLGASDPEVAHRAESIGIYVRGTSDDVREGVDAFLEKREPKFPNRITDGLPDLFE